A window of the Salvelinus sp. IW2-2015 linkage group LG37, ASM291031v2, whole genome shotgun sequence genome harbors these coding sequences:
- the LOC111960257 gene encoding CD276 antigen homolog, with the protein MIALCLIFPLLIEMVHGVAGTESSSISQENGLMSANVGDTVVLLCFNKGDMGIMFSWYKQTFGNIPQLISTIYKYGRNATFYQEFKDNPRFSVEGVQGKNHLMIADVELSDSGTYYCGSAFGNNVEFGQGVILIIKGSGSRNMPVIHQSVSESVQPGDSVTLNCTIHTETCAGGHSVYWFRHVSGESHPGIIYTHGDSSDQCEKSPEAGSPTQSCVYNLPKRNLSLSDAGTYYCAVASCGEILFGNGTKLDVVHGCKEDQVLLVYCLGVAMGLCVILVIVLGCVMYKISRGECEQCRGTPPQPSTPEVHSHNQDQDVDTLHYAALNVVHKKVKTGRQRSAMERDTVYSGVRXQNMD; encoded by the exons TTCATGGGGTAGCTGGGACTGAGTCCTCATCCATCAGTCAGGAGAATGGTCTCATGTCAGCCAACGTTGGAGACACAGTGGTTTTGCTCTGCTTCAACAAAGGCGACATGGGAATAATGTTCTCCTGGTACAAGCAAACTTTTGGAAATATTCCTCAGCTCATCTCGACCATCTATAAATATGGCAGGAATGCAACATTTTACCAGGAGTTTAAGGATAATCCTCGCTTCTCAGTGGAAGGTGTCCAAGGAAAAAATCACCTAATGATAGCAGATGTGGAACTCTCTGATTCAGGCACATACTATTGTGGAAGTGCTTTTGGAAACAATGTGGAGTTTGGACAAGGAGTCATTCTCATCATAAAAG GTTCCGGGTCCAGAAATATGCCTGTTATACATCAGTCTGTGTCTGAGTCAGTCCAGCCAGGAGATTCTGTGACtctgaactgtacaatacacacGGAGACCTGTGCAGGAGGacacagtgtctattggttcagacatgtctcaggagaatcccatccaggaatcatttacacccatggagacagtagtgatcagtgtgagaagagccctgaggctgggtctcctacacagagctgtgtctacaacctccccaagaggaacctcagcctctctgatgctgggacttactactgtgctgtggcctcatGTGGGGAGATACTGTTTGGGAACGGGACCAAGCTGGATGTTGTCC ATGGTTGTAAGGAGGACCAGGTTCTCTTGGTGTACTGCCTGGGTGTAGCGATGGGTCTGTGTGTCATCCTCGTCATTGTCCTTGGTTGCGTTATGTATAAGATCAGCAGGGGAGAATGTGAACAGTGCAGAG GAACGCCCCCTCAGCCAAGTACTCCGGAGGTCCACAGTCATAACCAG GATCAAGATGTTGACACACTCCATTACGCCGCTCTGAACGTCGTCCACAAGAAAGTGAAGACCGGGAGACAGAGAAGCGCCATGGAGAGAGACACTGTTTACTCTGGGGTGAGACRCCAAAACATGGACTGA